CTGGCGGTGGAGGAGGTGGCCAAGCACTGCTGCACGGCAGGGCTGATGCTGCTGCTCACCCGCCTCAGCACCATGGCGATCTCGCTGGCCGGCACTGAGGCGCAGAAGCGGGAGTACCTGGAGGGCACCGCGACGGGCCGGCGCCGGGGCGCGTTCTGCCTGTCGGAGCCCGACGCGGGGTCCGACGCGCAGGCGATCCGCACCCGGGCCGTGCGCAAGGGCGACCGGTACGTGATCCAGGGCACCAAGAGCTGGATCAGCGGCGCAGGTGCCGCGGACTTCTTCGTGGTCGCGGCGAAGACCCGGACCGACGTGCCGGGGGCCCGGGGTTTCTCCGTGTTCGTGGTGGATCGGGACACCCCCGGCGTCACGGTGGGCAGGAAGGAGCACAAGATGGGCGTGCGGGGGCTGCCGGTGCACCAGGTGATTTTCGAGGACGTGGAGGTGCCGGTGAGCAGCCTCGTGGGGCAGGAGAACGAGGGCTTCAAACTGATCATGCAGAACCTGAACGCCGTCCGCCCGGTGGTGGCGGCCCGGGGGCTCGGGCTGGCCGAGGGCGCCCTCATGTACTGGCTGGAGTACGCCCGGACCCGGCAGACCTTTGGCAGGCCGCTCATCGAGCACCAGGGGCTGCAGTGGATGGCGGCCGAGCTGGCCGCGGAGATCGAGGCGTGCCGGCTGCTCACCTACCGGGCGGCCTCCCTGGTCGACCAGGGGCGGGTAGGCCGGGAGGCGGCCCACTTCCTCTCCATGGCGAAGCTGAAGGCGACGGAGCTGGCGGTGAAGGCGGCCAACGACTGCCTGCAGATGATGGGCGCCGTGGGCTACATGGAGGACTACCCGATGGCCCGCTTCGTCCGGGACGCCCGGCAGCTCACGATCGTCGAGGGGACCAGCCAGATCCAGAAGGGCATCATCGGGAGGGCCCTGGCCGATGGGCTTCTTGCCTGGTAATCCGGGAGCGCTGGTGGATGCTCGGCCTTCCGGACGCCCCGTCTCTGCGGGTTCGGAACCTCTGGCGACCGCCGGTGCAGGCTCCTCTGCTTCCGGTGCTGCGGGGCCCCTCGCGGGCATCCGGGTGCTGGACCTCTCCCGGGTGTTGGCGGGCCCCTACTGCGCCCAGATGCTGGGCGACGCCGGGGCGGACGTGATCAAGGTGGAGTCACCGGCCGGGGACGACACCCGGGCCTGGGGACCGCCCTTTCTGGCTGGCTGCGAACCGCAGCCCGGCCGTCCGGGCGACAGCGCCTATTATGTGTCGTGCAACCGGAACAAGCGGGGGATCGTGCTGGACCTGACCACCCCGCACGGGCAGGAGGCGCTCTGCCGGCTGGTCGCCCGGGCGGACGTGCTCATCGAGAACTTCAAGCCCGGCACCATGGAGCGCTGGGGCCTGGGGTACGAAGACGTGCTGCGCCCGCTGAATCCCCGGCTGGTCTACGCGAGCATTTCAGGTTACGGCCGGACGGGGCCGGACGCCGACCTGCCGGGCTACGACTTCGTGGCACAGGCCGTCGGCGGGATCATGTCCATCACCGGCGAGCCGGAGGGCGACCCGATGAAGGTGGGCGTGGCCGTCACCGACCTGACCACCGGGATGATGGCCGCCTTCGCCATCTGCGCCGCCCTGATCGCCCGGCAGGCGACCGGCCGGGGGCAGCGGGTGGACCTCTCGCTGCTGGAGACCCAGGTGGCCTGGCTGGCCAACGTGGGCCAGTCCTACCTGGTGAGCGGCCAGCCGCCCCGGCGCTGGGGCAACGCCCACGCGTCGATCGTCCCGTACGAACTCTTCCACGCCGCCGACCGGCCCATCGTCGTCGGCGTGGGCAACGATGCGCAGTTTGCGCGCTTTTGCGCTGTGTTGGGCCGGCCGGAGTGGGCGGCGGACGAGCGGTTCGCCACCAACCCGGCAAGGCTGCGGCACCGGCGGGAACTGGTGGGGCTCATCGCCCGGGAGCTGCGCACCCGTCCGGCGGCCGAATGGCTTGCGGCCATGCGGGCAGCCGGCGTCCCCTCCGGGCCCGTGCGCACCATCCCCGAGGTCTTCGCCGACCCGCAGGTGCTGGCCCGGGGGATGAAGGTGGAATGCAACCATCCGGTGGCCGGGTTGATCTCCCTCATCGGCATCCCGTTCAAGTTCAGCGACACGCCGGCGACTGTCCGC
The nucleotide sequence above comes from Symbiobacterium thermophilum IAM 14863. Encoded proteins:
- a CDS encoding acyl-CoA dehydrogenase family protein, with product MQFELSPEQQELVRLARQVGRDVIAPRAAQVDAEGVYPEDYFQAFKETGLLGVAIPEEYGGAGLGCLGLVLAVEEVAKHCCTAGLMLLLTRLSTMAISLAGTEAQKREYLEGTATGRRRGAFCLSEPDAGSDAQAIRTRAVRKGDRYVIQGTKSWISGAGAADFFVVAAKTRTDVPGARGFSVFVVDRDTPGVTVGRKEHKMGVRGLPVHQVIFEDVEVPVSSLVGQENEGFKLIMQNLNAVRPVVAARGLGLAEGALMYWLEYARTRQTFGRPLIEHQGLQWMAAELAAEIEACRLLTYRAASLVDQGRVGREAAHFLSMAKLKATELAVKAANDCLQMMGAVGYMEDYPMARFVRDARQLTIVEGTSQIQKGIIGRALADGLLAW
- a CDS encoding CaiB/BaiF CoA transferase family protein, yielding MATAGAGSSASGAAGPLAGIRVLDLSRVLAGPYCAQMLGDAGADVIKVESPAGDDTRAWGPPFLAGCEPQPGRPGDSAYYVSCNRNKRGIVLDLTTPHGQEALCRLVARADVLIENFKPGTMERWGLGYEDVLRPLNPRLVYASISGYGRTGPDADLPGYDFVAQAVGGIMSITGEPEGDPMKVGVAVTDLTTGMMAAFAICAALIARQATGRGQRVDLSLLETQVAWLANVGQSYLVSGQPPRRWGNAHASIVPYELFHAADRPIVVGVGNDAQFARFCAVLGRPEWAADERFATNPARLRHRRELVGLIARELRTRPAAEWLAAMRAAGVPSGPVRTIPEVFADPQVLARGMKVECNHPVAGLISLIGIPFKFSDTPATVRRPPPRWGEHTAEVLAEIGYSAEEIKQFLM